One segment of Strix aluco isolate bStrAlu1 chromosome 4, bStrAlu1.hap1, whole genome shotgun sequence DNA contains the following:
- the FGA gene encoding fibrinogen alpha chain, whose translation MISTRILCMLLCLNLAWAQNGETSFEKEGAGVRGPRIVEHMSQSTCHYEKNWPICADDDWGTKCPSGCRMQGLIDETDQDYSHRIDKIKKLLSENQDNYKKSNRIIVETINVLKPNLDSAQQIDETYGHVSGELRRRIVTLKQRVVIQVNRIKALQSSIQEQVMEMKRLEVDIDIKIRACKGTCARNFDYHVDKEGYDNIQKQLTQANSINLHPELQTTTLSTLKMRPLKDSNVPEHFKHKPLPEMQALNIVNSIRQMQVVLERPDTGMSPSRGDSRYHIAESRGDGPSHTSKLVTPTHGRETLSLGDKTSSSVRRCTKTTTTRFVTGPDGPREEVVEKMVSSDGSDCSHLQGAGGEGSMYHVGGTDEFHKLDRLFPELGSFFTPDSPSTGSRQSGGTSSVSTSSHVTSTGSSHMGTGVASHSGTYGGKGKFTDLGEEEEDDFGGLRLQPSGFPSDSASHSKTVVTSSSSSFNKGGSTFETKSLKTHKITEQLGEMQHDQSAEDTPDFRARSFRTSEVKERTANTGKDCDDIRQKHTFGAKSGIFKIKPAGSNKVLSVYCDQETTLGGWLLIQQRMDGSVNFNRTWQDYKRGFGSVDGRGQGEFWLGNENIHLLTQNNTLLRVELEDWDGNAVYAEYIVQVGSEAEGYALAVSSYEGTAGDALITGWLEEGTEYTSHAQMRFSTFDQDQDRWEESCAEMYGGGWWYNSCQAANPNGIYYLGGHYDPRYNIPYEIENGVVWLPFRASDYSLKIVRMKIRPIETL comes from the exons ATGATATCAACGAGGATCCTCTGTATGTTGCTGTGCCTCAACTTAGCCTGG GCACAAAATGGAGAGACTAGCTTTGAAAAGGAGGGTGCAGGAGTGCGTGGTCCCAGGATTGTAGAGCACATGTCCCAGTCCACCTGCCACTATGAGAAGAACTGGCCCATCTGTGCGGACGATGACTGG GGTACAAAATGTCCATCAGGCTGCAGAATGCAAGGACTGATTGATGAAACAGACCAGGATTATAGTCACAGAATAGACAAAATCAAGAAGCTGCTCTCAGAAAATCAAGACAACTATAAAAAATCTAATCGTATAATTGTGGAAACCATAAATGTACTAAAACCAAACTTGGACAGTGCTCAGC AGATTGATGAGACTTATGGTCACGTGTCAGGAGAACTGAGGAGGAGAATTGTGACATTAAAGCAGAGAGTTGTCATTCAAGTAAACAGAATTaaagctctgcagagcagcatccAGGAACAGGTGATGGAGATGAAGCGCTTGGAG GTGGACATTGATATTAAGATACGAGCTTGCAAAGGTACCTGCGCTAGAAATTTTGATTACCACGTGGACAAAGAAGGCTATGACAACATCCAGAAGCAGCTCACTCAAGCCAACTCCATCAACTTGCACCCAGAACTTCAAACAACAACCTTGAGCACACTGAAAATGAGGCCACTTAAGGACTCTAATGTTCCCGAGCATTTTAAGCATAAGCCTCTGCCAGAAATGCAAGCTCTGAACATAGTTAATAGCATCAGGCAGATGCAAGTGGTATTAGAAAGACCAGACACAGGCATGAGCCCCTCCCGAGGTGACAGCAGGTACCACATAGCAGAATCGAGGGGAGATGGACCTTCACACACCAGCAAATTAGTTACTCCTACTCATGGGAGAGAAACCCTTAGTCTGGGAGACAAAACCTCCTCCAGTGTTCGTAGATGCACCAAAACTACCACCACAAGATTCGTCACTGGCCCTGATGGCCCTAGAGAAGAAGTAGTTGAAAAAATGGTTTCTTCTGATGGATCAGACTGCTCCCATTTACaaggagcaggaggggaagggagcaTGTACCATGTTGGTGGGACAGATGAATTCCATAAGCTAGATAGGTTATTCCCTGAGCTAGGGTCATTTTTTACCCCTGACTCTCCGTCCACGGGTAGTAGGCAGTCAGGTGGAACTAGCAGTGTTTCAACTAGCAGCCACGTAACTAGCACTGGCAGTAGCCACATGGGTACTGGAGTAGCCAGTCACTCAGGGACTTATGGGGGAAAAGGGAAATTTACAGACttaggagaggaggaagaagatgacTTTGGAGGACTTCGTCTTCAGCCATCTGGATTTCCATCTGACAGTGCAAGTCACTCCAAGACTGTAGTGACCAGCTCCTCTTCTAGTTTCAACAAGGGAGGCTCCACTTTCGAAACCAAATCACTAAAGACCCATAAAATAACTGAGCAGCTAGGTGAGATGCAACATGATCAGAGTGCAGAGGATACCCCAGACTTTCGGGCACGCAGCTTCAGAACATCAGAAGTGAAGGAAAGGACAGCCAACACTGGGAAAG actgtGATGATATCCGCCAGAAACACACTTTTGGTGCCAAAAGTGGCATTTTCAAAATCAAGCCAGCGGGATCCAATAAGGTTTTGTCAGTTTATTGCGACCAAGAGACCACTTTGGGAGGATGGCTATTGATCCAACAGAGAATGGATGGATCAGTGAATTTTAACCGGACCTGGCAAGACTACAAGAGAGGTTTCGGCAGCGTGGATGGCAGAGGGCAAGGAGAGTTCTGGCTGGGCAATGAAAACATACACTTGCTGACTCAGAACAACACTCTCCTTCGGGTAGAGTTAGAGGACTGGGATGGAAATGCTGTGTATGCAGAGTATATTGTACAGGTAGGGTCTGAAGCAGAAGGGTATGCCCTTGCCGTGTCCTCCTACGAGGGGACCGCCGGCGACGCACTGATCACCGGCTGGCTGGAAGAGGGCACTGAATACACGTCCCATGCCCAGATGCGGTTCAGCACCTTTGACCAGGACCAGGACCGTTGGGAGGAGAGCTGTGCGGAAATGTATGGGGGTGGCTGGTGGTACAACAGCTGCCAGGCAGCCAACCCCAATGGCATTTACTACCTGGGGGGCCACTACGACCCCAGGTACAACATTCCTTATGAGATCGAAAATGGTGTGGTCTGGCTGCCATTTAGAGCCTCTGACTATTCCCTCAAAATTGTTAGAATGAAAATCAGGCCCATAGAAACCCTGTAG